Proteins found in one Gordonia sp. PDNC005 genomic segment:
- a CDS encoding ABC transporter permease, translated as MTTTVPVVDGSAVDLDPGLIPETPTDRDARPARVPLWRSLVHGSGLLGTVLVLAVILAGLFGPLFVSYAPDQQIDGAYLLSPSAEHWFGTDDVNRDVASRILSGIRVDLLIIAIAVPIGAAVGTLIGLLGVSFRRADGVVQRVFDVILAFPALILGIALVAILEPGAVTVGVVIAIAEIPVFGRLVRTSVLRIREQPYVEAARVSGAGTGRILFRHVLPNSVEALGVQFALSLSLGVFIGGALSYLGIGVVPPTPSLGGLLAAGNGYLETNPWISIGPLIVVSALVLGLYLIAQSISSDRRSL; from the coding sequence ATGACCACCACTGTCCCGGTCGTCGACGGCTCTGCCGTCGACCTCGACCCCGGCCTCATCCCGGAGACTCCCACCGACCGAGACGCCCGCCCGGCGCGGGTGCCTTTGTGGCGCAGCCTCGTCCACGGGTCCGGGCTCCTCGGCACAGTCCTCGTGCTCGCGGTGATTCTCGCGGGCCTTTTCGGACCGCTGTTCGTCTCCTACGCTCCTGACCAGCAGATCGACGGCGCCTATCTCCTGTCACCGAGCGCCGAGCACTGGTTCGGAACCGACGACGTCAACCGCGACGTCGCCTCACGCATTCTGTCCGGGATCCGCGTCGATCTTCTGATCATCGCGATCGCCGTCCCGATCGGCGCCGCCGTCGGCACTCTGATCGGCCTGCTCGGCGTGTCGTTCCGGCGAGCCGACGGTGTGGTCCAGCGTGTCTTCGACGTCATCCTCGCTTTCCCCGCACTGATCCTCGGGATCGCGCTCGTCGCGATCCTCGAGCCCGGTGCGGTGACCGTCGGCGTCGTCATCGCCATCGCCGAGATCCCTGTCTTCGGTCGACTGGTCCGCACGTCCGTCCTGCGGATCAGGGAGCAGCCGTACGTCGAAGCGGCTCGGGTAAGCGGTGCAGGCACAGGCCGGATCCTGTTCCGTCACGTGCTGCCGAACTCCGTCGAGGCACTCGGTGTGCAGTTCGCGCTGTCACTGTCGCTGGGCGTGTTCATCGGCGGCGCACTCAGCTACCTCGGCATCGGCGTCGTCCCGCCGACACCGTCGCTAGGCGGCCTGCTCGCCGCGGGCAACGGCTACCTGGAGACCAATCCCTGGATCTCGATCGGACCGCTGATCGTCGTCTCCGCCCTGGTCCTGGGCCTCTACTTGATCGCGCAGTCGATCTCTTCCGATCGAAGGAGTCTGTAA
- a CDS encoding ABC transporter ATP-binding protein, which yields MSRVLDVTDLHVRFDYPRPAVAGISLHVDAGEIVALVGESGSGKTMTARAAIGLLPENAVSTGSVKVDGVEVLDLDERGWTAVRGSRVAMVFQEPQTALNPVQTVGWQLRQALTRHAALSRSEAKRRAVELLEVVEIPDPQTRVGYYPHQLSGGQKQRVVIALALAGDPALLLADEPTTALDVSVQRDILDLLVRLRDRTGAGILLITHNLGVVAEIADRVVVVQLGETIETADVRSLFAAPREPYTRQLLAAVPRLHVGPADEVDPQPAEIDAPVLEINAVTVRHPGRFGAAPHTALSEVTLDVAPGEVLGVVGESGSGKTTLGRAIGGLLPIAEGRIFIDGEDVSTLSGAALRAVRRRIAFVPQDPTASLNPRFTVAESIREPLDIGRIGDRPSRARRVAELLDAVQLPTSFASRLPHELSGGQRQRVALARALSANPELLIADEPTSALDVSVQARVLELFADLQSEFGFAALFISHDLAVVRQVADRVAVLKAGRLVETGWADELFNAPVTDYTRALVAAVPVPDPDRARAGRPVVPA from the coding sequence ATGTCACGCGTACTCGACGTCACCGACCTCCACGTGAGGTTCGACTATCCCCGTCCCGCAGTCGCGGGCATCAGCCTCCACGTCGACGCGGGCGAGATCGTCGCCCTCGTCGGGGAGTCCGGCTCCGGCAAGACGATGACGGCACGAGCCGCCATCGGACTGCTGCCCGAGAACGCCGTCTCCACCGGTTCGGTGAAGGTCGACGGAGTCGAAGTCCTCGACCTGGACGAACGTGGGTGGACTGCTGTGCGCGGAAGCCGCGTCGCCATGGTGTTCCAAGAACCGCAGACCGCGCTCAATCCCGTCCAGACCGTCGGCTGGCAGCTCCGACAGGCGTTGACCCGGCACGCGGCGCTCTCCCGTTCCGAAGCCAAGCGGCGCGCGGTCGAACTGCTGGAGGTCGTGGAGATTCCGGACCCGCAGACACGAGTCGGCTACTACCCGCACCAGCTCTCCGGCGGCCAGAAGCAACGAGTGGTCATCGCCCTCGCGTTGGCAGGCGATCCGGCTCTGCTCCTCGCCGACGAACCGACCACCGCCCTCGACGTGTCCGTGCAGCGAGACATCCTCGACCTTCTCGTCAGATTGAGAGACCGCACGGGTGCGGGCATCCTGCTGATCACGCACAATCTCGGGGTGGTCGCCGAGATCGCCGATCGCGTGGTCGTGGTCCAGCTCGGCGAGACGATCGAGACCGCCGACGTCCGCTCCCTGTTCGCGGCGCCCCGCGAGCCCTACACCCGGCAACTGCTGGCAGCGGTGCCCCGCCTGCACGTCGGCCCGGCCGACGAAGTCGACCCGCAGCCGGCAGAGATCGACGCCCCGGTGCTTGAGATCAACGCCGTCACCGTCCGTCATCCGGGACGCTTCGGGGCGGCGCCGCACACTGCATTGTCCGAGGTGACGCTCGACGTGGCACCCGGTGAGGTGCTCGGCGTGGTCGGCGAATCCGGTTCGGGCAAAACGACACTCGGTCGCGCGATCGGCGGGCTGCTGCCCATCGCCGAAGGCCGGATCTTCATCGACGGCGAGGACGTCTCGACACTCTCCGGCGCGGCGCTGCGTGCGGTGCGTCGTCGGATCGCGTTTGTCCCGCAGGACCCGACAGCGTCCTTGAACCCGCGGTTCACGGTGGCCGAGTCGATCCGCGAACCGCTGGACATCGGGCGGATCGGCGACCGTCCGTCACGTGCTCGGCGCGTCGCCGAATTGTTGGACGCGGTTCAACTGCCGACGTCATTCGCCAGTCGACTGCCTCATGAGCTGTCCGGAGGCCAGCGGCAACGTGTGGCGTTGGCCCGTGCGCTGTCGGCGAATCCCGAGCTGTTGATCGCCGATGAACCGACAAGCGCCCTCGACGTGTCCGTGCAGGCTCGGGTGTTGGAGTTGTTCGCCGATCTTCAGTCGGAGTTCGGTTTCGCCGCGCTGTTCATCAGTCACGACCTCGCTGTGGTCCGGCAGGTGGCCGACCGAGTGGCCGTTCTCAAGGCCGGACGGCTCGTGGAGACGGGGTGGGCCGACGAACTGTTCAACGCTCCGGTCACCGACTACACCCGGGCGCTGGTCGCCGCGGTGCCCGTTCCCGACCCCGACCGTGCGCGAGCCGGACGTCCGGTTGTTCCGGCCTAG
- a CDS encoding acetyltransferase, with protein MILREPAGPEEYPAIVDVWRSAVAATHDFLAAEHFAEIERALPGDYLPNVTLTVADDADRIVGFSGVAEGRLEMLFVHDDVRGTGVGTLLLNDAVVRLGATELDVNEQNPQAVGFYLARGFTQTGRSELDGDGRPYPLLTLEFAP; from the coding sequence ATGATCCTCCGCGAACCAGCGGGGCCGGAGGAGTACCCGGCGATCGTCGACGTCTGGCGCAGCGCCGTCGCCGCGACGCACGACTTCCTCGCCGCGGAGCATTTCGCCGAGATCGAACGCGCCCTGCCCGGAGATTATCTCCCGAACGTGACGCTGACCGTCGCCGACGACGCGGATCGGATCGTCGGTTTCTCGGGTGTCGCAGAAGGACGGCTCGAAATGCTGTTCGTGCACGACGACGTCCGCGGGACGGGAGTAGGGACGCTGCTGCTCAACGACGCGGTCGTCAGGCTCGGCGCCACTGAACTCGACGTCAACGAACAGAACCCACAGGCCGTCGGGTTCTACCTCGCCCGCGGCTTCACCCAGACAGGTCGGTCAGAGCTCGACGGCGACGGGCGCCCGTACCCGCTGCTCACGCTCGAATTCGCTCCCTAG
- a CDS encoding ABC transporter permease, with protein sequence MTGYLFRRIPTAVIVLFAASLLIFAVLRLIPGGPEAALAGSDATPEDLAAIRHDLGLDRGFFVQYAAWIGSVLTLDFGTSYQVGGSIGDLVSFGLTNTLVLTSAAAVFAVALGLALSLAATIRPSTWLNTLLTGVNAVAIALPTFVVGIVLIFLFGVRWRLLPAGGTPPNGLTDDLWITAQYLALPAFTLGLPAGAMLARFLTEALQSELTQPYAVTAIATGASRRDVVLKHALRNALPSTITAFGLIVGALLGGAVLVESIFGWPGLGLLTEEGISARDYPLVQVLVLLSVTVFVLIQLAADIVHAWLDPRIRLAGAA encoded by the coding sequence ATGACCGGCTACCTGTTCCGGCGGATCCCGACAGCAGTGATCGTCCTGTTCGCTGCGTCGCTGCTCATCTTCGCCGTCCTTCGACTCATCCCCGGCGGTCCGGAAGCGGCACTCGCGGGCTCGGACGCGACCCCGGAAGACCTCGCGGCGATCCGTCACGACCTCGGCCTCGATCGAGGGTTCTTCGTGCAGTACGCCGCGTGGATCGGCTCCGTCCTCACCCTCGACTTCGGAACGAGTTACCAGGTGGGCGGCAGTATCGGCGACCTGGTCTCGTTCGGCCTGACCAACACGCTGGTGCTGACGTCTGCGGCAGCGGTCTTCGCGGTGGCCCTCGGACTCGCACTCAGCCTGGCGGCGACGATACGACCGTCCACCTGGCTGAACACGCTGCTGACCGGTGTCAATGCGGTCGCCATCGCACTCCCGACATTTGTCGTCGGAATCGTGTTGATCTTCCTGTTCGGCGTCCGTTGGCGGCTGCTTCCGGCGGGCGGCACGCCGCCGAACGGTCTCACCGATGATCTGTGGATAACCGCGCAGTACCTGGCGCTGCCCGCGTTCACCCTCGGGCTGCCCGCCGGAGCGATGCTCGCCAGATTCCTCACCGAGGCGTTGCAGTCCGAGCTCACACAACCGTATGCGGTCACCGCGATCGCGACCGGCGCATCCCGCCGCGACGTTGTCCTCAAACACGCGCTGCGCAATGCACTTCCGTCGACGATCACCGCATTCGGCCTCATCGTCGGTGCGCTGCTCGGCGGCGCGGTACTCGTCGAATCCATCTTCGGCTGGCCCGGGCTCGGACTGCTGACCGAGGAGGGCATCTCGGCCCGCGACTATCCGCTCGTCCAAGTCCTGGTGCTGCTGTCGGTGACAGTTTTTGTCCTTATCCAGCTCGCCGCCGACATCGTCCACGCATGGCTCGACCCCCGAATCCGATTGGCAGGTGCCGCATGA